One segment of Akkermansiaceae bacterium DNA contains the following:
- a CDS encoding AraC family transcriptional regulator translates to MQNDQFFQDNRIVDHLSTIFDELVGFTYFVKDTQLRYVAFNKRLLQLFGVADGTEILGKRDDDFMPEHIVKSIREDDLRVLNTGQPILNRVELVPTGKGFVDWSTTNKKPLYDHQGKICGIIGVTRPFSQSTASLQQSDELGSALKLMHRSYRENIPVTELAATANLSLSSFQRKFKACFGMSPKEYMRHLKVQESCHKIVQTTQSFAEISYGCGFSDQSHFSREFTRIMKEPPSSYRSRFKAK, encoded by the coding sequence GTGCAAAACGACCAATTCTTTCAAGACAACCGAATCGTCGACCACCTCTCAACCATCTTTGATGAGTTGGTGGGCTTCACCTATTTCGTCAAGGACACGCAGCTGAGATACGTTGCGTTTAACAAGCGGCTGCTGCAGCTGTTCGGGGTAGCGGACGGCACGGAAATCCTCGGTAAAAGGGACGATGACTTCATGCCGGAGCATATCGTGAAATCGATCCGCGAGGATGACCTGAGGGTCCTCAACACAGGCCAACCGATCCTCAACCGTGTGGAACTTGTGCCGACCGGCAAAGGCTTTGTCGATTGGTCCACTACTAACAAAAAGCCTCTCTACGACCATCAGGGAAAGATTTGCGGCATCATCGGGGTGACGCGCCCGTTCAGCCAGAGTACCGCCTCACTCCAGCAATCGGATGAGTTAGGCTCCGCCCTCAAGTTGATGCACCGGTCGTATCGTGAAAACATCCCGGTCACCGAGCTGGCAGCCACTGCCAACCTGTCGCTCAGTTCGTTCCAGAGGAAATTCAAAGCCTGCTTCGGTATGTCCCCGAAGGAATACATGCGCCACCTCAAGGTGCAGGAGTCCTGCCACAAGATCGTCCAAACCACCCAGAGTTTCGCCGAGATCAGCTACGGTTGTGGATTTTCCGACCAAAGCCACTTCTCACGCGAGTTCACCCGGATTATGAAGGAGCCGCCGTCGTCTTACCGGTCGCGTTTCAAGGCGAAATAG
- a CDS encoding phosphoenolpyruvate hydrolase family protein, with product MITKRISTETILANLKKKVDARLPIMISSAGSGLVAKLQEQCGTDCINTFSGARLRANGMGTMSMMWPILDSNKQTLDYTREDIMPALDGKAFVCACLNANDPLKDMRMVLQECKDMGVNSVSNIGPSISYVDHDSEIYKVMTSAGITIDNEIEMLKLAKDEMDMVSIGLAFTLEDSIRICAEAKPHIFCYHAGTTKGGIKGYDNGMTIEETAEQTEHAYQKCREVHPDVILVGHGAAMENPADAQYMLDNTSGHGFWTGSSTERLPIERAVTQAASEFTALRFSK from the coding sequence ATGATTACCAAACGCATTTCCACCGAAACCATCCTCGCGAACCTGAAGAAAAAAGTCGATGCCCGCCTGCCCATCATGATCTCATCCGCAGGCAGCGGCCTGGTCGCCAAGCTTCAGGAGCAATGCGGAACCGACTGCATCAACACCTTTTCCGGAGCCCGCCTGCGCGCCAACGGCATGGGCACCATGTCGATGATGTGGCCGATCCTCGACTCCAACAAACAAACCCTGGATTACACCCGCGAGGACATCATGCCTGCGCTCGATGGCAAAGCCTTCGTCTGCGCCTGCCTCAATGCCAACGACCCGCTCAAGGACATGCGCATGGTGCTTCAGGAGTGCAAGGACATGGGGGTGAACTCGGTTTCCAACATCGGCCCGTCCATTTCCTACGTCGACCACGACTCCGAGATCTACAAGGTGATGACCTCCGCCGGCATCACCATCGACAACGAGATCGAGATGCTCAAGCTCGCCAAGGATGAAATGGACATGGTCAGTATCGGCCTCGCCTTCACCCTTGAAGACTCCATCCGCATCTGCGCCGAGGCGAAACCCCATATTTTCTGCTATCATGCCGGAACCACCAAAGGAGGAATCAAAGGCTACGATAACGGCATGACCATCGAGGAAACCGCCGAGCAAACCGAGCACGCCTACCAAAAATGCCGTGAAGTGCATCCGGATGTCATCCTGGTCGGCCACGGTGCCGCCATGGAAAACCCGGCGGACGCCCAGTATATGTTAGACAATACATCCGGCCACGGTTTCTGGACCGGCTCATCGACCGAGCGCCTTCCGATCGAGCGCGCGGTGACGCAAGCCGCAAGCGAGTTCACCGCACTTCGATTTTCTAAATAA
- a CDS encoding four helix bundle protein has translation MQEKPDIQKRSFDFACRVVRLCQTLEKDQVSRTVANQLLRPATSIGANVEEAQAAQSKPDFTARMYISCKEARETHYWLRILSSANIVPENKISKLKDESNQIVAILTTITKNSRADK, from the coding sequence ATGCAAGAAAAGCCGGATATACAGAAAAGGTCGTTTGACTTTGCTTGCCGAGTTGTTCGATTATGCCAAACTCTCGAAAAAGACCAAGTATCAAGAACCGTTGCCAACCAACTACTTCGACCAGCTACATCTATTGGAGCTAATGTCGAAGAAGCTCAAGCAGCCCAATCAAAACCAGACTTCACCGCCAGAATGTATATCTCTTGCAAAGAGGCGAGAGAAACGCACTATTGGTTACGCATTCTATCTTCTGCAAACATCGTTCCGGAAAACAAAATTTCCAAACTAAAAGACGAATCAAATCAGATCGTCGCAATCCTGACCACAATCACTAAAAACTCACGAGCTGACAAGTAA
- a CDS encoding Tm-1-like ATP-binding domain-containing protein, protein MKTIAILATLDTKAAEADFMRQEIERLGGKALLVDLSVVGDPAIQADISKEEVIQTGGSTLAELLDHPSREKASPVIVKGATRILLDLQGAGKIHAVVTLGGTQGTSTCAPILQALPYGFPKVMLSTAASGDTSPFVGIKDITMMFAVSDILGLNVFSRKILANAAASAWGMAQVEQCITKSTAKGVIGMSNLGVLTKGAMHAIKLFEKAGYEVITFHAIGAGGDAMEQMMKEGIITAVFDYAMGEIADGCFDALRAGGPERLTTAGKLGLPQVVCPGGSEHLGLLVSQPNKVPAGWEDHQITWHTPYVFVPRLNAEEQARVAATIGERLQSSKGNTVFLMPLKGVSSYSAQGGELYNPELDTAYWNSLQNELPETVEVEALDLTAEDPAFVEHAVKTLISMIES, encoded by the coding sequence ATGAAAACAATCGCCATACTTGCCACCCTCGACACCAAAGCTGCTGAAGCTGATTTCATGCGGCAGGAAATCGAACGCCTTGGCGGGAAAGCCCTTCTGGTCGACCTCAGCGTCGTTGGCGATCCCGCCATCCAGGCGGATATTTCCAAAGAGGAAGTCATCCAAACAGGCGGCAGCACTCTGGCCGAGCTGCTTGACCACCCAAGCCGCGAGAAAGCCAGCCCGGTCATCGTCAAGGGAGCCACCAGGATCCTGCTCGATCTCCAAGGGGCTGGAAAAATCCATGCGGTGGTCACCCTCGGCGGCACCCAGGGGACCTCGACCTGTGCACCGATCCTGCAAGCACTCCCCTACGGATTCCCCAAGGTGATGCTCTCGACAGCCGCATCGGGTGATACTTCACCATTTGTGGGGATCAAGGACATCACCATGATGTTTGCCGTTTCAGACATCCTGGGACTCAATGTTTTTTCCCGCAAAATCCTCGCCAATGCCGCAGCAAGTGCCTGGGGCATGGCACAGGTTGAACAGTGTATCACCAAATCCACCGCCAAGGGGGTGATCGGCATGTCCAACCTCGGAGTGCTTACCAAGGGGGCCATGCACGCGATCAAATTGTTCGAGAAAGCAGGTTACGAAGTCATCACCTTCCACGCCATCGGTGCCGGCGGAGACGCCATGGAACAGATGATGAAGGAAGGGATCATCACCGCTGTATTCGACTACGCCATGGGAGAGATCGCCGACGGATGCTTCGATGCCCTGCGGGCGGGTGGCCCGGAACGACTCACCACAGCAGGTAAACTCGGCCTGCCCCAAGTCGTTTGCCCGGGCGGCTCCGAGCACCTCGGCCTGCTCGTCAGCCAGCCCAACAAAGTCCCTGCCGGGTGGGAGGACCATCAGATCACCTGGCATACCCCCTATGTTTTTGTCCCCCGTCTCAACGCCGAGGAACAAGCCAGAGTGGCCGCGACCATCGGCGAACGACTTCAATCCAGTAAAGGCAACACCGTCTTCCTGATGCCCCTGAAAGGTGTCAGCAGCTACTCCGCACAGGGTGGCGAGCTCTACAATCCGGAACTTGACACAGCTTATTGGAATTCCTTGCAAAATGAGCTACCCGAAACCGTAGAAGTAGAAGCACTTGACCTCACAGCCGAGGATCCAGCCTTCGTGGAACATGCGGTAAAGACCCTCATCAGCATGATCGAGAGCTAA
- the lsrF gene encoding 3-hydroxy-5-phosphonooxypentane-2,4-dione thiolase, translated as MADLDDIRDGDNFGLSTPADTSAFYLKGMNNASWGIKNRMSRIFNRQSGRTVMLAFDHGFLMGPTSGLERIDLNIAPLAEEADCLMGCRGMIRTCIPAENTKPICLRTDTGTTILTDMNNNVLISEQDAISMNVSAMAAMLAIGDADTEAITIANFSRLVDIGNKYGIPVMGVTAVGKDMARDARYFGLASRVCAENGASIVKTYYTEGFENVVAACPVPVVIAGGKKLPELEALELCYNAIQCGASGVDMGRNVFQSEAPLAMMKAVKSVVHNNATPAEGFDLFNTLKNEA; from the coding sequence ATGGCAGACTTAGACGACATCAGAGACGGAGACAATTTTGGTCTCTCCACACCCGCAGACACCAGCGCATTTTACCTCAAGGGCATGAACAATGCCTCCTGGGGTATCAAAAACCGCATGTCCCGCATTTTCAACCGCCAATCAGGTCGCACCGTGATGCTGGCTTTCGACCACGGCTTCCTGATGGGGCCTACCTCCGGTCTTGAGCGCATCGACCTCAACATCGCTCCTCTTGCCGAGGAGGCCGACTGCTTGATGGGTTGCCGCGGCATGATCCGCACATGCATTCCCGCGGAAAACACCAAGCCGATCTGTCTTCGCACAGATACAGGCACCACTATTCTCACAGACATGAACAACAACGTTCTAATCTCTGAGCAGGACGCCATCAGCATGAACGTTTCCGCCATGGCAGCCATGCTCGCCATTGGTGACGCCGACACCGAGGCCATCACCATCGCCAACTTCAGCCGTCTGGTTGATATTGGCAACAAGTATGGCATCCCGGTGATGGGTGTCACGGCAGTGGGTAAGGATATGGCTCGCGACGCCCGCTACTTCGGGCTCGCATCCCGCGTCTGTGCTGAGAACGGTGCCAGCATCGTTAAAACCTACTACACCGAAGGATTCGAAAATGTCGTAGCCGCATGTCCGGTTCCCGTTGTGATTGCCGGCGGCAAGAAACTTCCCGAGCTTGAGGCTCTTGAACTCTGCTACAACGCCATCCAATGCGGTGCCTCCGGGGTCGACATGGGACGCAACGTGTTCCAGTCCGAGGCCCCCCTCGCGATGATGAAAGCCGTCAAATCCGTTGTGCACAACAACGCCACACCGGCTGAAGGATTCGATCTCTTCAACACCTTGAAAAACGAAGCTTAA